A region from the Algoriphagus machipongonensis genome encodes:
- a CDS encoding nickel-binding protein has product MPIFMDRHDVSKEVTAESVARLHLEDQKVQHKYNCCGLTYWFDDKRKTAFCLVEAPDAESVNKMHKHAHGELSHSIIEVDPNLVESFLGRMEDPDVESGAELNVIGESAFRFLLSVRIQIGRLNNKLDKGLASSISDYRHKIIEEVKAIQGTVVRQDNCNLLISLTTVQQAVQCGVALQEKFGNIYPQFSMSLGLDAGLPVEGNKSIFEDTIQTSRRLCEMGRGFSVSPMVLEMYQNELSDNDLTSMQIIKISAVEMLFFNKLFGFLETNFSNSELRIDTFASSLGYSRSQAYRNSVGLLSLSPNAYFNKYRLEKSLDKLNSGINTVSETAFLCGFSSASYFSKCFRKMYGISPKEYMTDFHS; this is encoded by the coding sequence ATGCCAATATTCATGGATCGCCATGATGTATCTAAAGAAGTAACTGCTGAAAGTGTTGCACGATTACATTTAGAAGACCAAAAAGTTCAGCATAAATACAATTGCTGTGGATTAACATATTGGTTTGATGATAAACGAAAAACCGCATTTTGTTTGGTTGAAGCTCCTGATGCTGAATCTGTTAACAAAATGCACAAGCATGCACACGGTGAGCTGTCTCATTCAATTATTGAGGTAGACCCAAATCTTGTTGAATCGTTTCTTGGAAGAATGGAAGATCCTGATGTTGAGTCTGGTGCAGAATTGAACGTCATTGGCGAATCTGCATTTCGTTTTTTACTATCGGTTCGAATACAAATTGGGCGTTTAAACAATAAACTGGACAAAGGTTTAGCATCGTCCATAAGTGATTATAGACATAAGATCATTGAAGAGGTCAAGGCTATCCAAGGAACAGTTGTACGGCAAGATAATTGTAATTTGCTCATTTCATTAACGACTGTACAACAGGCTGTTCAATGTGGGGTAGCACTTCAAGAGAAATTCGGAAACATATATCCACAATTTAGTATGAGCCTAGGTTTGGATGCTGGACTACCTGTGGAGGGGAACAAATCTATATTTGAAGATACTATACAAACTTCAAGAAGATTGTGTGAAATGGGAAGAGGATTTTCAGTGTCACCAATGGTGTTGGAAATGTATCAGAATGAACTATCGGATAACGATCTCACTTCAATGCAAATCATCAAGATTAGTGCGGTTGAGATGCTTTTCTTTAATAAACTCTTCGGTTTTCTTGAGACGAATTTTTCAAATTCTGAATTGAGAATTGATACATTTGCTTCCAGCCTCGGATATAGCAGGTCTCAAGCTTATAGAAACAGTGTGGGTTTATTAAGTCTTTCGCCAAACGCTTACTTCAACAAGTACAGGTTGGAAAAGTCATTAGATAAATTAAATAGTGGAATAAACACTGTATCTGAAACGGCTTTTTTATGCGGCTTTTCCAGCGCCTCATATTTTTCAAAGTGTTTTCGCAAAATGTATGGAATATCTCCAAAAGAGTACATGACGGACTTTCACTCCTAA